The proteins below come from a single Thermopolyspora flexuosa genomic window:
- a CDS encoding phosphoribosylaminoimidazolesuccinocarboxamide synthase yields the protein MRLIHSGKVRDVYEDRGDLILVASDRVSVFDVILPTPIPDKGKVLTRLSLWWFERLADVVPNHVISATDVPEEFAGRAVRCRRLRMIPVECIARGYLAGSGLKEYERDGSISGVPLPAGLVEGSRLPEPIFTPTTKAPLGTHDEFVTFEQVVAQEGAEVAQELRRLTLEIYRRGAAIAAERGIIVADTKLEFGWSEDGVLTLGDELLTSDSSRFWPAEDWRPGGPQFAFDKQYLRDWALSTGWDKTEPAPEVPPEIVEITRDRYIEAYERITGEKW from the coding sequence GTGCGGCTCATTCACTCGGGCAAGGTCCGCGACGTCTACGAGGACCGGGGGGACCTCATCCTGGTCGCCTCGGACCGGGTGTCGGTCTTCGATGTGATCCTTCCCACACCCATCCCGGACAAGGGCAAGGTGCTCACCCGGCTGTCGCTGTGGTGGTTCGAGCGGCTCGCCGACGTCGTGCCCAACCATGTGATCTCCGCCACGGACGTGCCCGAGGAGTTCGCCGGCCGTGCCGTACGCTGCCGCAGGCTGAGGATGATCCCGGTCGAGTGCATCGCCCGCGGCTACCTGGCGGGCAGCGGCCTGAAGGAGTACGAGCGCGACGGGTCGATCTCCGGGGTGCCCCTGCCCGCCGGGCTCGTGGAGGGCTCCCGGCTGCCCGAGCCGATCTTCACCCCCACCACCAAGGCGCCGCTCGGCACCCACGACGAGTTCGTCACCTTCGAGCAGGTCGTCGCGCAGGAGGGCGCCGAGGTGGCGCAGGAGCTGCGGCGGCTCACCCTGGAGATCTACCGGCGGGGCGCGGCGATCGCGGCCGAGCGCGGCATCATCGTCGCCGACACCAAGCTCGAGTTCGGCTGGTCGGAGGACGGCGTGCTCACCCTCGGCGACGAGCTGCTCACCTCCGACTCCTCCCGGTTCTGGCCCGCCGAGGACTGGCGGCCGGGCGGCCCGCAGTTCGCCTTCGACAAGCAGTACCTGCGCGACTGGGCGCTCAGCACCGGGTGGGACAAGACCGAGCCCGCGCCCGAGGTGCCGCCGGAGATCGTGGAGATCACCCGCGACCGGTACATCGAGGCCTACGAGCGCATCACCGGGGAGAAGTGGTAG
- a CDS encoding roadblock/LC7 domain-containing protein, translated as MSYEAVVAELLALREQVTGVTESAVAAVDGLLVAADTEIVRPEVISALAATALGLGKRAGYETGLGDLREVVIRCSRGYVVVYAIREEGLLVVVGDEGLDLARLHVVSRQTVERLAALLVEESPRSA; from the coding sequence ATGAGCTACGAAGCGGTTGTTGCCGAACTACTCGCCTTGCGCGAACAGGTGACCGGTGTGACCGAATCGGCCGTGGCCGCGGTCGACGGGTTGCTCGTCGCCGCCGACACCGAGATCGTCCGGCCGGAGGTGATCTCCGCGCTGGCCGCGACCGCGCTCGGCCTCGGCAAGCGCGCCGGCTACGAGACCGGTCTCGGCGACCTGCGCGAGGTGGTGATTCGCTGCAGCCGCGGATACGTGGTGGTGTACGCCATCCGCGAGGAGGGCCTGCTCGTCGTCGTGGGCGACGAAGGGCTCGACCTGGCCCGGCTGCACGTGGTGTCCCGGCAGACCGTGGAACGGCTCGCCGCCCTCCTGGTCGAAGAGTCGCCGCGCAGCGCCTGA
- a CDS encoding MGH1-like glycoside hydrolase domain-containing protein, translated as MDYRPALDDGALGRAAVAVLDANWTGQVTLPAPGLYPHQWNLDSTLVAAGLAARHDRAVRARAELAGLLDAQWRDGMLPHIVFRSGRSDGYFPGPSVWRSDECPDAPPGIATSGLTQPPLQPYVAWRIWRRRPCAETAAFVRRVWPRLAAQHRYLTDSRDLGGGGLAAIVHPWESGMDDSPAWDRPLAALPFPEAGNAHLDRYVWLATRYRDAGYRAGYLRDEHPFAVEDPLFNGAWLASTWAMTRLAEVAGADAKPYEEAAERIREALIERLWHDGRGFLALDLRAGGPIPVGTVGGFAPLLDPGLPTDVVDALIDLLESPRFMGTTGYPVPSCEVRAAEFDRTRYWRGPSWVSANWLVCQGALTHGRAPLAAGVTAATLRLVRQAGFRECFDPFDGSGLGCRDFSCSAALTLDLLTPMAV; from the coding sequence ATGGACTATCGGCCCGCGCTCGACGACGGGGCGCTCGGGCGGGCCGCCGTGGCGGTGCTCGACGCGAACTGGACCGGACAGGTCACGCTCCCCGCCCCAGGCCTCTATCCGCACCAGTGGAACCTCGACTCCACCCTGGTGGCGGCCGGGCTCGCCGCCCGGCACGACCGGGCGGTGCGGGCGCGCGCCGAGCTCGCCGGACTGCTCGACGCGCAGTGGCGCGACGGCATGCTGCCCCACATCGTGTTCCGGTCCGGCCGCTCCGACGGCTACTTCCCGGGGCCGTCGGTGTGGCGGTCGGACGAGTGCCCCGACGCGCCGCCCGGCATCGCCACCTCCGGGCTGACCCAGCCGCCGCTGCAGCCGTACGTGGCGTGGCGGATCTGGCGGCGCCGGCCGTGCGCGGAGACCGCCGCGTTCGTGCGGCGGGTGTGGCCGCGGCTCGCCGCCCAGCACCGCTACCTCACCGACAGCCGGGACCTCGGCGGGGGCGGGCTCGCCGCGATCGTGCACCCGTGGGAGTCGGGCATGGACGACAGCCCGGCCTGGGACCGGCCGCTCGCCGCGCTGCCGTTCCCGGAGGCGGGCAACGCCCACCTCGACCGGTACGTGTGGCTCGCGACGCGCTACCGGGACGCCGGGTACCGGGCGGGCTACCTACGCGACGAGCACCCGTTCGCGGTGGAGGACCCGCTGTTCAACGGCGCCTGGCTCGCCTCCACGTGGGCGATGACCCGCCTGGCCGAGGTGGCCGGGGCGGATGCCAAGCCGTACGAGGAGGCGGCGGAGCGCATCCGGGAGGCGCTGATCGAGCGGCTGTGGCACGACGGGCGCGGGTTCCTCGCGCTCGACCTGCGCGCCGGCGGGCCGATCCCGGTGGGCACCGTGGGCGGGTTCGCGCCGCTGCTCGACCCCGGCCTGCCCACCGACGTGGTCGACGCGCTCATCGACCTGCTCGAGTCGCCCCGGTTCATGGGCACCACCGGCTACCCGGTGCCGAGCTGCGAGGTGCGCGCGGCCGAGTTCGACCGCACCCGCTACTGGCGGGGGCCGTCCTGGGTGAGCGCGAACTGGCTGGTGTGCCAGGGCGCGCTCACGCACGGGCGGGCGCCGCTCGCGGCCGGCGTCACCGCGGCGACGCTGCGGCTGGTGCGCCAGGCCGGGTTCCGCGAGTGCTTCGACCCGTTCGACGGCTCCGGCCTGGGCTGCCGGGACTTCTCCTGCTCGGCCGCGCTCACGCTGGACCTGCTCACGCCGATGGCGGTCTGA
- the galK gene encoding galactokinase, protein MQVADVFQEAHGRAPEGVWRAPGRVNLIGEHTDYNDGFVLPFALPWGVSVAASRRADRTVTVRSLQAPGEAHTLDDLDRAEGWVRYAAGAVWALRDAGYEVGGADLVLDGDVPPGAGLSSSAALEVAVAVALDDLYGLGLDRMELARLARRAENEFVGMPCGIMDQAASALCTEGHALFLDCRSLAYRNVPLDVAKAGMRFLIIDTGVHHELADGRYAQRRRECENAAKRLGVAALRDVTDLNDALARLDGAERRRTQHVVTENHRVEALVGLLRAGAVTEIGALLNASHLSLRDQFEVSCPELDVAVEAAVRGGARGARMTGGGFGGSAIALVPADRVASVQESVNRAYRERGFAAPRFLEAVPSPGARRLA, encoded by the coding sequence ATGCAGGTCGCCGACGTCTTCCAGGAGGCCCACGGCCGCGCCCCCGAGGGGGTCTGGCGGGCGCCCGGCCGGGTCAACCTGATCGGTGAGCACACCGACTACAACGACGGGTTCGTGCTGCCGTTCGCGCTCCCGTGGGGGGTGTCCGTCGCGGCGTCGCGGCGCGCGGACCGCACCGTGACGGTCCGCTCGCTGCAGGCCCCCGGCGAGGCGCACACCCTCGACGACCTCGACCGGGCCGAGGGCTGGGTCCGGTACGCCGCCGGGGCGGTGTGGGCGCTGCGGGACGCCGGGTACGAGGTGGGCGGCGCGGACCTCGTGCTCGACGGCGACGTGCCGCCGGGCGCCGGGCTGTCCAGCAGCGCCGCGCTCGAGGTCGCGGTCGCCGTCGCCCTCGACGACCTGTACGGGCTGGGGCTCGACCGCATGGAGCTCGCCAGGCTCGCCCGGCGGGCGGAGAACGAGTTCGTCGGCATGCCGTGCGGGATCATGGACCAGGCGGCCTCGGCGCTGTGCACCGAGGGGCACGCGCTCTTCCTCGACTGCCGCTCGCTCGCCTACCGCAACGTGCCGCTCGACGTGGCCAAGGCGGGGATGCGGTTCCTCATCATCGACACCGGCGTGCACCACGAGCTCGCCGACGGCCGGTACGCGCAGCGGCGGCGGGAGTGCGAGAACGCGGCCAAGCGGCTCGGCGTGGCCGCGCTGCGCGACGTCACCGACCTGAACGACGCGCTCGCCAGGCTCGACGGCGCCGAGCGCAGGCGCACCCAGCACGTGGTCACCGAGAACCACCGGGTCGAGGCGCTCGTCGGCCTGCTGCGCGCTGGGGCGGTCACCGAGATCGGGGCCCTGCTCAACGCCTCGCACCTGTCGCTGCGCGACCAGTTCGAGGTGTCCTGCCCCGAGCTGGACGTCGCGGTGGAGGCGGCCGTGCGGGGCGGCGCCCGCGGCGCCCGGATGACCGGCGGCGGGTTCGGCGGCTCGGCGATCGCGCTGGTCCCCGCCGACCGGGTGGCGTCCGTGCAGGAGTCGGTGAACCGGGCCTACCGCGAGCGGGGCTTCGCCGCGCCCCGGTTCCTCGAGGCGGTCCCGTCCCCGGGCGCCCGCCGTCTCGCCTGA
- a CDS encoding FGGY-family carbohydrate kinase encodes MTASGLLVGVDVGTTRIKALAVDAAGKERARAERPTPWRRENGRTEADPERVAELAAVVAAEAAAASGEPRVLGIGVTGMAETGVLADGADRPLAPAIAWHDPRGDAETIHRELGTDLFQRTTGMRAGPLPSLAKLLWLRREHPETAAAARFYSVGEWVVRRLGGEPVAELSLASRTGLLDLGTARPWPAAAELLGGRVLLPDPIPAGTPAGRAGGAHVPAVLHGAVLTVAGHDDQVAAYGVGAAEDGALFDSLGTAEALVRTVRPPLPPERVGALTAQGVTVGWHVAAGHLCVMAGLPTGLTLGRIATMLGATTAEARAELGRLALAEAGGHPTLRLVNPREEHFGLAGITDDVTPARLWRAAVDGLAEHAAALLGRIDAQVGPCRRVVAAGGWLRDPAVLAAKRRHFPGMRTAGVSEPGAYGAALLAAKAAGVPLRPAADG; translated from the coding sequence ATGACCGCGTCCGGCCTCCTCGTCGGGGTGGACGTCGGCACGACCCGCATCAAGGCCCTCGCGGTGGACGCCGCCGGAAAGGAACGCGCCCGCGCGGAACGGCCGACGCCCTGGCGCCGCGAGAACGGCCGCACCGAGGCCGACCCGGAGCGCGTCGCCGAGCTCGCCGCGGTCGTCGCCGCCGAGGCCGCCGCCGCGTCCGGCGAGCCCCGGGTGCTCGGCATCGGCGTCACCGGCATGGCCGAGACCGGCGTGCTCGCCGACGGTGCCGACCGGCCGCTCGCCCCCGCGATCGCCTGGCACGACCCGCGCGGCGACGCCGAGACGATCCACCGCGAGCTCGGCACCGACCTCTTCCAGCGCACCACCGGCATGCGCGCCGGCCCGCTGCCGTCGCTCGCCAAACTGCTGTGGCTGCGCCGCGAGCACCCGGAGACCGCCGCGGCCGCCCGGTTCTACTCGGTCGGCGAGTGGGTGGTCCGCCGCCTCGGCGGCGAGCCGGTGGCCGAGCTGTCCCTGGCGAGCCGTACCGGCCTGCTCGACCTCGGTACGGCACGGCCCTGGCCGGCCGCGGCCGAGCTGCTGGGCGGCCGGGTGCTGCTGCCCGACCCGATCCCGGCCGGGACCCCGGCGGGCCGCGCGGGCGGCGCGCACGTGCCCGCGGTGCTGCACGGCGCGGTGCTCACCGTCGCGGGCCACGACGACCAGGTCGCCGCGTACGGGGTGGGGGCGGCCGAGGACGGCGCGCTGTTCGACTCGCTCGGCACCGCCGAGGCGCTGGTCCGCACGGTGCGCCCGCCGCTGCCGCCGGAGCGGGTCGGCGCGCTCACCGCGCAGGGCGTGACCGTGGGGTGGCACGTCGCCGCGGGCCACCTGTGCGTGATGGCCGGGCTGCCCACCGGGCTCACCCTGGGCCGGATCGCCACCATGCTCGGCGCCACCACCGCCGAGGCCCGGGCCGAGCTCGGCCGCCTCGCCCTCGCCGAAGCGGGCGGCCATCCCACGCTGCGCCTGGTCAACCCGCGCGAGGAGCACTTCGGCCTGGCCGGCATCACCGACGACGTGACCCCGGCCCGGCTGTGGCGGGCGGCCGTCGACGGCCTCGCCGAGCACGCCGCCGCCCTGCTCGGCCGCATCGACGCCCAGGTGGGCCCGTGCCGCCGGGTGGTGGCGGCGGGCGGCTGGCTGCGCGACCCGGCGGTGCTCGCGGCGAAACGGCGGCACTTCCCCGGCATGCGGACCGCCGGCGTGTCCGAGCCCGGCGCGTACGGCGCAGCGCTGCTCGCGGCCAAGGCGGCGGGTGTGCCGCTGCGCCCGGCGGCGGACGGATGA
- a CDS encoding DinB family protein, producing the protein MTTERIAPPYVAGEREMLTSWLDWHRETLALKCAGLSEARLRERAAPPSTLSLLGLVRHMAEVERAWFRRTLAGEDAPPIYYGPDDPDGDFDHVDTASVSEAFATWRAEVEYARKIVAAQPDLEVTGVNKRTGKTVSLRWILVHMIEEYARHNGHADILRERIDGSTGV; encoded by the coding sequence GTGACAACCGAACGGATCGCCCCGCCGTACGTCGCGGGGGAGCGCGAGATGCTCACCTCCTGGCTCGACTGGCACCGGGAGACCCTCGCGCTCAAATGCGCAGGCCTGTCCGAGGCGCGGCTGCGCGAGCGCGCCGCACCGCCCTCCACCCTCTCCCTGCTCGGGCTGGTCCGCCACATGGCCGAGGTGGAGCGTGCCTGGTTCCGGCGCACCCTCGCCGGGGAGGACGCCCCGCCGATCTACTACGGCCCCGACGACCCCGACGGCGACTTCGACCACGTCGACACCGCCTCGGTGAGCGAGGCGTTCGCCACCTGGCGGGCCGAGGTCGAGTACGCCCGCAAGATCGTCGCGGCCCAGCCCGACCTCGAGGTGACCGGCGTCAACAAGCGCACCGGCAAGACCGTCTCGCTGCGCTGGATCCTCGTCCACATGATCGAGGAGTACGCCCGGCACAACGGGCACGCCGACATCCTGCGGGAACGCATCGACGGCAGCACCGGCGTCTAG
- a CDS encoding NUDIX domain-containing protein, whose amino-acid sequence MTAHDTPPMATPRAAAGALFFDEHDRLLLVQPRYKDHRDLPGGYVEPGETPYQACRREVREELGIEPAIGGLLVVDWAPHPAEGDKVLFLFDGGVLSSTARQDVRLADDELAGYDFHPVEEIPGLLIGRLAARVTAALAARRLGHPLYLENGRPLPD is encoded by the coding sequence GTGACGGCACACGACACCCCGCCCATGGCCACCCCGCGCGCCGCCGCCGGCGCGCTCTTCTTCGACGAGCACGACCGCCTGCTGCTCGTCCAGCCCCGCTACAAGGACCACCGCGACCTCCCGGGCGGGTACGTCGAGCCCGGCGAGACGCCGTACCAGGCGTGCCGCCGGGAGGTCCGGGAGGAGCTCGGCATCGAGCCCGCCATCGGCGGGCTGCTCGTCGTCGACTGGGCGCCGCACCCGGCCGAGGGGGACAAGGTCCTCTTCCTGTTCGACGGGGGCGTGCTCAGCAGCACCGCCCGGCAGGACGTACGGCTCGCCGACGACGAGCTCGCGGGCTACGACTTCCACCCGGTCGAGGAGATCCCCGGGCTGCTCATCGGCCGCCTCGCCGCCCGGGTGACCGCGGCCCTCGCCGCCCGCCGGCTCGGCCACCCCCTCTACCTGGAGAACGGCCGCCCGCTTCCGGACTGA
- a CDS encoding 1-phosphofructokinase family hexose kinase: MLIATPNLAVDRILRLPELRPGGVLRSSPAVVTAGGKGVNVGRTAAAFGRRATLVSFLPQTDAALVARLMAAEPVAFAGVPVPGEARVATIYREDSGRVTVVNEPGPAVPGDAWARYERAVAAELATGRHATLVCSGSLPPGAPDDGYARLVALGRRAGARVLVDASRAALAEALPAAPDVVTPNLAEAEQVLYGRAHEGVAETGDDVPGRARRAALELCRRGARSAAVTAGAAGTAYGESGEVVWVPTVPVRVANPIGAGDSFVAGLVEAFEAGRTGVAAVVFAVATATAAVEHERAGAVDPERARELAARLTGILSGA, from the coding sequence TTGCTGATCGCCACGCCGAACCTCGCGGTGGACCGCATCCTCCGCCTGCCCGAGCTGCGCCCCGGGGGCGTGCTGCGCTCCTCCCCCGCCGTGGTCACCGCGGGCGGGAAGGGCGTCAACGTGGGCCGGACCGCGGCGGCCTTCGGGCGGCGCGCCACCCTGGTGAGCTTCCTGCCGCAGACCGACGCGGCGCTCGTGGCACGGCTCATGGCCGCCGAGCCGGTGGCGTTCGCCGGGGTTCCGGTGCCCGGCGAGGCCCGGGTCGCCACGATCTACCGGGAGGACTCCGGCCGGGTGACCGTGGTGAACGAGCCGGGCCCGGCGGTGCCCGGGGACGCCTGGGCCCGCTACGAACGCGCCGTCGCCGCCGAGCTGGCCACCGGCCGCCATGCCACCCTGGTGTGCTCGGGCAGCCTCCCGCCGGGCGCGCCCGACGACGGCTACGCCCGGCTCGTCGCGCTCGGCCGCCGCGCGGGGGCGCGCGTGCTGGTGGACGCCTCCCGCGCCGCCCTGGCCGAGGCGCTCCCGGCCGCCCCCGACGTGGTCACGCCGAACCTCGCCGAGGCCGAGCAGGTGCTGTACGGCCGGGCCCACGAGGGGGTCGCGGAGACCGGCGACGACGTGCCCGGGCGGGCCCGCCGGGCGGCGCTGGAGCTGTGCCGCCGCGGCGCCCGGAGCGCCGCGGTGACCGCCGGGGCGGCCGGGACCGCGTACGGCGAGTCCGGCGAGGTCGTCTGGGTGCCGACCGTGCCGGTGCGGGTGGCGAACCCGATCGGCGCGGGCGACTCCTTCGTCGCCGGCCTGGTGGAGGCGTTCGAGGCCGGCCGTACCGGCGTGGCCGCGGTCGTGTTCGCGGTCGCGACCGCCACCGCCGCGGTGGAGCACGAGCGCGCCGGGGCCGTCGACCCGGAGCGGGCGCGGGAGCTCGCCGCCCGCCTCACCGGCATCCTGTCCGGCGCCTGA